One part of the Lotus japonicus ecotype B-129 chromosome 2, LjGifu_v1.2 genome encodes these proteins:
- the LOC130740077 gene encoding MADS-box protein JOINTLESS, which translates to MAREKIQIKKIDNATARQVTFSKRRRGLFKKAEELSVLCDADVALVVFSSTGKLFEYSNLSMKEILERHHLHSKNLAKLEQPSLELQLVENSNCSRLNKEVAEKSRLLRQLRGEDLQGLNIEELQQLERSLETGLGRVIEKKGEKIMNEINGLQIKGKQLMEENERLKRHVAGMISTGLMHGDTESELLVMEEGHSSESVTNVCNSTTGPPLEDDSSDTSLKLGLPY; encoded by the exons ATGGCGAGGGAGAAGATTCAGATTAAGAAGATCGACAACGCCACGGCGAGACAAGTCACGTTCTCCAAGCGGCGCAGGGGGCTCTTCAAGAAAGCTGAAGAGCTTTCAGTTCTCTGTGATGCTGATGTTGCCCTTGTAGTCTTCTCTTCCACTGGGAAGCTCTTCGAGTACTCCAACTTAAg TATGAAGGAAATACTTGAAAGGCATCATTTGCACTCAAAGAACCTTGCAAAACTGGAACAACCGTCTCTCGAGTTGCAG TTAGTTGAAAACAGCAACTGCTCCAGATTGAATAAGGAAGTTGCTGAGAAGAGTCGTCTATTAAG GCAGCTAAGAGGAGAGGATCTTCAAGGTTTAAATATTGAAGAATTACAACAACTGGAGAGGTCCCTGGAAACTGGATTGGGGCGTGTAATCGAAAAGAAG GGAGAGAAGATTATGAATGAGATCAATGGTCTCCAAATAAAG GGAAAGCAATTGATGGAGGAGAACGAACGGCTAAAGCGTCACGTGGCTGGCATGATTAGCACAGGCTTAATGCATGGAGATACTGAGTCAGAATTGTTAGTTATGGAAGAAGGTCATTCTTCAGAGTCTGTTACTAACGTTTGTAACTCCACTACTGGGCCTCCCTTAGAGGATGATAGCTCAGACACGTCGCTCAAACTGGG GCTTCCATACTAA